A single region of the Melopsittacus undulatus isolate bMelUnd1 chromosome 10, bMelUnd1.mat.Z, whole genome shotgun sequence genome encodes:
- the LOC117436733 gene encoding LOW QUALITY PROTEIN: protocadherin alpha-8-like (The sequence of the model RefSeq protein was modified relative to this genomic sequence to represent the inferred CDS: inserted 2 bases in 1 codon; deleted 2 bases in 1 codon), protein MSGVCGPALLRVLVLQVFWALVGGQVRYSVPEEAKAGTVVGRLAQDLGLEAGEPEARRLRLVSQGRRASVEVSGASGALVVSSRLDREELCGKSAPCSLRLEVLVERPLRVFHVELEVTDINDNAPVFPAARKNLSIAELSLPGSRFPLEGASDADVGANAQLSYILSPSEHFRVEEENSNSRSKSLFLVLTKPLDRETMPIHHLALTATDGGRPPLTGTVELLISVLDANDNAPQFNQSVYFVVLPEDALEGTLVMRLNATDPDEGNNREVIYEMDTVVPPSESPAFIVDGKTGEIKLTGALDFESVALYELPIKARDQGTPPLSGHCKVVVEVLDVNDNAPEVWVTSLSVPVPEDAAVGTVVALLSVSDRDSGENGRVHCTVWPPAPFGLVSTFSGSYSLVLREALDRERVSEYEVEVRAEDGGAPPLRASRALRVPVSDVNDNAPAFSQAVYTVLVRENNAAGAELTRLWARDPDEGGNGRVSYSVAESGGGSSVSGGGWRPASSYVSVDAESGRVWALQPLDYEELQVLQFEVRAVDAGEPALCGNATVQFFVLDENDNAPVLLPPAGGGPGAGAASSAASGAESAALWAWASWGSPAGQVVAKIRAVDADSGYNAWLRYELWEAAGQGPFRVGLYSGEVSTARALEEADGPRQRLVIVVRDHGEPARSATATLSVSLVEGAEAVLSVSGSSGTGLRSAEGGASSXQHRRRRRTCGWWWPSAWCRACSCWRWCCMGRRGGLRVRRCCRVPVRPRSCAPAKWGAGRTRSARAEACVWRIVRARAT, encoded by the exons ATGAGCGGCGTGTGTGGGCCTGCCTTGCTgcgggtgctggtgctgcaggtgttCTGGGCTCTGGTCGGCGGGCAGGTGCGGTACTCGGTGCCGGAGGAAGCCAAGGCCGGCACGGTGGTGGGCCGGCTGGCGCAGGACCTGGGCCTGGAGGCGGGCGAGCCGGAGGCGCGGCGGCTGCGGCTGGTGTCGCAGGGCCGGCGGGCGAGCGTGGAGGTGAGCGGGGCGAGCGGGGCGCTGGTGGTGAGCTCGCGGCTGGACCGGGAGGAGCTGTGCGGGAAGAGCGCGCCGTGCTCGCTGCggctggaggtgctggtggAGCGGCCGCTGCGCGTCTTCCATGTGGAGCTGGAGGTCACCGACATCAATGACAACGCCCCGGTGTTCCCTGCCGCACGGAAAAACCTCAGCATCGCGGAATTGTCTCTCCCGGGGTCTCGTTTCCCGTTGGAGGGCGCGTCGGATGCAGATGTCGGAGCCAACGCTCAGCTCTCGTATATTCTCAGCCCGAGCGAGCATTTCAGAgtagaggaagaaaacagtaactCGCGCAGTAAATCCTTGTTTCTGGTGCTCACGAAACCTCTGGACCGCGAGACGATGCCGATTCACCATCTGGCGCTGACAGCGACTGATGGGGGCCGTCCGCCGCTGACGGGCACTGTGGAGCTGCTTATCTCGGTGCTGGACGCCAACGATAACGCACCGCAGTTCAACCAGTCGGTGTACTTCGTAGTTTTGCCCGAGGACGCCTTGGAGGGGACGCTGGTGATGCGGCTTAATGCCACTGATCCAGACGAGGGAAATAATCGGGAAGTGATTTATGAAATGGATACTGTTGTTCCTCCCTCAGAGTCACCTGCGTTCATCGTCGATGGGAAGACTGGTGAGATCAAACTGACAGGCGCCCTGGACTTTGAGTCAGTTGCTTTGTATGAGCTGCCCATTAAAGCCAGAGATCAGGGGACTCCCCCGCTGTCGGGTCACTGTAAGGTGGTGGTGGAGGTGTTGGACGTGAACGACAACGCACCGGAGGTGTGGGTGACGTCACTGTCGGTGCCGGTGCCAGAGGACGCGGCAGTGGGGACGGTGGTGGCTCTGCTGAGCGTGTCGGACCGAGACTCGGGGGAGAACGGGCGCGTGCACTGCACGGTGTGGCCGCCGGCGCCGTTCGGTCTGGTGTCGACGTTCTCGGGCTCGTACTCGCTGGTGCTGCGGGAGGCGCTGGACCGGGAGCGGGTGTCTGAGTACGAGGTGGAGGTGCGGGCGGAGGACGGCGGGGCGCCGCCGCTGCGCGCCAGCCGCGCTCTGCGTGTGCCGGTGTCGGACGTGAACGACAACGCGCCGGCGTTCTCTCAGGCCGTGTACACGGTGCTGGTGCGGGAGAACAACGCGGCGGGCGCGGAGCTGACGCGGCTGTGGGCGCGGGACCCGGACGAGGGGGGCAACGGGCGCGTGAGCTACTCGGTGGCGGAGAGCGGGGGCGGGTCGTCGGTGTCGGGCGGCGGGTGGCGTCCGGCGTCGAGCTACGTGTCGGTGGACGCGGAGAGCGGGCGTGTGTGGGCGCTGCAGCCGCTGGACTACGaggagctgcaggtgctgcagttCGAGGTGCGTGCGGTGGACGCGGGGGAGCCGGCGCTGTGCGGCAACGCCACGGTGCAGTTCTTCGTGCTGGACGAGAACGACAACGCGCCGGTGCTGCTGCCGCCTGCCGGGGGCGGGCCGGGCGCCGGCGCCGCGAGCTCGGCGGCGTCGGGTGCGGAGTCAGCGGCGCTGTGGGCGTGGGCGTCGTGGGGGTCTCCGGCGGGGCAGGTGGTGGCGAAGATCCGCGCGGTGGACGCGGACTCGGGCTACAACGCGTGGCTGCGCTACGAGCTGTGGGAGGCCGCGGGGCAAGGGCCC TTCCGCGTGGGGCTTTACAGCGGCGAGGTGAGCACGGCTCGGGCGCTGGAGGAGGCGGACGGCCCACGGCAGCGCCTGGTCATCGTGGTGCGGGACCACGGCGAGCCTGCGCGCTCTGCCACGGCCACACTCAGCGTGTCGCTAGTGGAGGGCGCCGAGGCGGTGCTGTCGGTCTCGGGCTCGTCGGGGACGGGGCTGCGGTCGGCGGAGGGCGGTGCATCATC TCAGCATCGGCGACGACGACGAACGTGTGGCTGGTGGTGGCCATCTGCGTGGTGTCGAGCTTGTTCCTGCTGGCGCTGGTGCTGTATGGGGCGTCGCGGTGGTCTCCGCGTTCGGCGGTGCTGTCGTGTCCCGGTCCGACCACGCTCGTGTGCGCCAGCGAAGTGGGGAGCTGGTCGTACTCGCAGCGCCAGAGCCGAAGCGTGTGTGTGGCGGATAGTGCGGGCAAGAGCGACCTGA